From a region of the Corythoichthys intestinalis isolate RoL2023-P3 chromosome 7, ASM3026506v1, whole genome shotgun sequence genome:
- the loxl5a gene encoding lysyl oxidase-like 5a: protein MEKLTFLLLCLLDVLVHLSSAQHRHPPRPRRDPWKHRFEWVNNGRVFSLLSTGTQYRAPVQSRGRTQLLLTTLNRAHIPPPTRRTSRAQVGADTADPGQNLVQRDQPWAPRRAAAFNNQEVSGDGQSPTLDVTSAPTQPPAVFTRRPEPLTSTSRSTVASKTETPNSVQRAQPESTDAPVILSRNVVEVHYTQQRTDPIRTTNSSELRRDPHRNSVFYNVYPPDQRNRVPARPVLPGPGQSTSFFHNGLPDLIPDPYYIQAASYIQRVQMFALRCAAEENCLSRSAYDPSVSELDYRVLLRFPQRVKNQGTVDFLPKKPRHEWEWHSCHRHYHSMEAFSNYDLLDPSNGHKVAEGHKASFCLEDTSCERGVRRRFACTTHTQGLSPGCFDTYHANIDCQWIDITDVPPGNYTLQVTVNPYKLVEESDFSNNVAKCDIRYTGSYVQATNCRITKS from the exons ATGGAAAAGCTGACCTTCCTGCTGCTCTGCCTTCTGGATGTTCTGGTGCATCTGAGTAGCGCACAGCATCGCCATCCTCCGCGCCCCCGACGAGACCCGTGGAAGCACCGGTTCGAGTGGGTGAACAACGGCCGGGTGTTTAGCTTGCTGAGCACGGGGACCCAATACCGAGCTCCTGTTCAATCCAGAGGCAGAACCCAGCTCCTGTTGACCACCTTAAACCGAGCTCACATCCCACCTCCAACGAGAAGAACATCCAGAGCTCAGGTTGGTGCAGACACTGCTGATCCTGGACAGAATTTGGTTCAGAGAGACCAACCATGGGCACCACGCAGGGCAGCGGCCTTCAATAATCAGGAGGTTTCGGGAGATGGACAAAGCCCAACTTTGGATGTCACAAGTGCGCCGACGCAACCACCTGCGGTTTTTACACGCAGACCCGAACCCTTGACATCGACATCCCGGTCCACAGTAGCCAGTAAGACAGAAACTCCAAATAGTGTGCAAAGAGCTCAACCGGAATCAACTGACGCACCAGTGATCCTGTCCAGAAATGTGGTGGAGGTTCACTATACTCAACAGAGAACCGATCCGATTCGCACTACCAACTCAAGTGAGCTGCGACGCGATCCACATAGGAACTCCGTTTTCTATAACGTATACCCACCCGACCAAAGGAACAGGGTCCCTGCGCGACCAGTTCTACCAGGACCTGGCCAGAGTACTAGCTTCTTCCATAATG GTCTCCCTGACTTGATTCCTGACCCCTACTACATCCAAGCTGCATCATACATCCAGAGAGTGCAAATGTTTGCACTCCGCTGTGCCGCTGAAGAGAACTGCCTGTCTAG GTCCGCGTACGATCCAAGTGTGAGTGAGCTGGATTACAGAGTTCTTCTCAGATTCCCCCAGCGTGTGAAGAACCAAGGAACGGTGGACTTCCTCCCGAAGAAGCCTAGGCATGAGTGGGAATGGCACAGCTGTCATCG GCATTACCACAGCATGGAGGCTTTCAGTAACTACGACCTGCTGGATCCCTCCAATGGACACAAAGTGGCAGAGGGCCACAAGGCTAGTTTCTGTCTGGAGGACACGTCATGTGAGCGTGGTGTACGGAGACGCTTTGCCTGCACTACTCATACACAG GGGCTTAGTCCTGGTTGCTTTGACACCTATCATGCAAACATCGACTGCCAGTGGATCGACATCACTGACGTGCCGCCGGGAAACTACACACTCCAG GTGACTGTAAATCCTTATAAACTCGTCGAGGAGTCGGATTTCTCTAACAACGTGGCCAAGTGTGACATCCGGTACACAGGAAGCTACGTGCAAGCAACAAATTGCAGGATCACGAA GAGCTGA